From a region of the Narcine bancroftii isolate sNarBan1 chromosome 5, sNarBan1.hap1, whole genome shotgun sequence genome:
- the LOC138764929 gene encoding mitochondrial glutamate carrier 1-like isoform X2, translated as MVYSTTCAAVNLTLVTPEKAIKLAANDLFRTYLSKNGKGLSIYGEMLAGCGAGLCQVIITTPMEMLKIQLQDAGRIVAQQRLILPSSSTTKVVTTNPVLSRAYNVNVATRPMSATQIAKDLFCSQGFKGLYKGLGATILRDVPFSIIYFPLFANLNKLGQNSVDGRASFMHSFLSGCIAGSVAAVAVNPCDVIKTRFQSLHRGANEEVYSGIVDCARKIWKNEGPSSFLKGSGCRALVIAPLFGIAQVIYFVGVGEVLLGFSHFEVY; from the exons ATGGTTTACAGTACTACTT GTGCAGCTGTGAATCTTACATTGGTAACACCTGAGAAGGCTATTAAACTTGCTGCAAATGATTTGTTTCGAACATATTTGTCAAAAAATGG TAAGGGCTTAAGTATCTATGGAGAGATGCTAGCTGGCTGTGGAGCAGGACTCTGTCAGGTCATAATTACTACTCCCATGGAGATGCTGAAAATCCAACTTCAAGATGCTGGGAGAATAG TGGCTCAGCAGAGATTGATACTGCCTTCCAGTTCAACCACAAAAGTTGTCACTACCAATCCAGTTCTGAGTCGGGCTTACAATGTTAATGTTGCTACCAGACCAATGTCTGCAACCCAAATTGCCAAGGATTTGTTTTGCTCTCAAGGGTTTAAAGGACTGTACAAGGGATTAGGAGCCACTATTCTGAG GGACGTTCCATTTTCTATCATCTATTTTCCATTGTTTGCCAATCTGAACAAACTTGGGCAGAATTCAGTAGATGGAAGAGCATCTTTTATGCATTCATTCTTGTCTGGGTGTATTGCTGGTTCTGTTGCAGCTGTCGCTGTCAATCCATGTGATG TGATCAAAACGAGATTCCAGTCTCTACATAGAGGAGCAAATGAAGAAGTATACAGTGGAATTGTGGACTGTGCCAG AAAAATCTGGAAAAATGAGGGTCCTTCTTCATTCCTGAAGGGATCAGGTTGTCGAGCACTAGTCATTGCGCCACTTTTTGGTATTGCCCAAGTGATTTACTTTGTAGGAGTCGGAGAAGTTCTCTTGGGTTTTTCACATTTTGAAGTGTATTGA